A window of Rhipicephalus microplus isolate Deutch F79 chromosome X, USDA_Rmic, whole genome shotgun sequence genomic DNA:
CAAAAGAGCGAAAACCAAGACATAGAGTAGAAATGGGCTGAGCACGGCACTGACTTTCAGCAGAATTTTTGTTGAAACACAGGAACACATAAACCATACGAATAGAATACCTCGTGACGGAGCTCGTCTTTTCATTCGACCAAGAAGTATACATTGCGCATCAACACCTTGTCAAAAAAAATGAAGGGCTGCCACAATTAAAATAATAAGCACACAAATTGAAACGTAACAAAAATAGCGGGTCACAAAAGAACCCACAAGTGTTTGGTATCTCGGTTAAGTTCAaatttgtattattattattattttttcgtttttttctctgTTGGCAATATTTTGATGCATAGGGTATATGTTTGGTCGAATAAAAAGGTTGCCTCCGTCATGAGACGTTCTAATCGTATGTTATAAATGTTCTTGCGTTTCACTTTCTACTCTCTGTCTGGGTTAGCCCCATTCTACCCTATATCGCGGTTAGCCGCAATGAATCTGCACCAACTCACCCAGTTTACAATCTTGCCTAATGCTACGTCGAGTTCTCAATGATTTCTAGCGAAGGTTAGAGACGTCAAATATCAAACCTGCACTACTAAATATTCGACCCATGTGTGCACGTTTAATTAATCAACTAGGGGTCTGGGATCTTCGAGAAGTAGTAGCCACTTTCAAATCTTATGTTGTTTTACATCACATTAAAGCACTGCGGCAAAAGTGACTTAAGGAGCGTTTTGCTGCAATAAAGCCTAGTCAGAAACTTTCATAACTCTGTTAACATCATTTTCGTGGCGTTAGGCATGTTTTTCGGGCATGTAGTTTTCCAGATGCAGTTCTATCATCAAGACCATCCTCGTTTGGTTTTCGGTCTTCTTTCCATATTTCATATAATGTCTGATAAACGAGGACGTGGTTTGCATCGACCTGGCAGGCACGTGTTAACTCAGTAAAATTACAGCATCAAGCGCTGACGCCTTTAAAAATGGGCCTCCAAGATTCGCGTGCACAATCTTGGAGGCTTTGAAGAACGCAATACTGGAGGTTTATGATGACTACTGTGTAAGAAAAGTATATGCATATAGAAAATAGTTTCGGTGTATGAAAAGTATTCTTCTTACACTGCGAATATTACGAATGAGCAGCGCGGTGTGCACGGTCGCGCTTGCATTCTTTTCACGCCGGTACGTGCTCGACGCGTCTTCTGGGAAAGCGCGGACAACACCTCTCCGAACCATTGTGGTAGCATACGTTCGCATGAAACATCACGGGTTCACAAGAAGCTTACTCCATTACATTGCATGCCAACTGGTCGTTTGTGGAACTAAAGAAAAATTTGTATCGTCCCGACATTCGTATGAGCCGTAATCATACCACCGAAATTTTAATGTAACCAAAACTATGGCCTTGCTGGAAATACGCTCGATTAACAGTGCAATTGCAGCTGTGAAAATGGCAATAAGACGTTGTCACAAATGCGGTGTTAATGACAGGAACCGGAATATTTGTTCGCTTTCTTGGCATCCGAAATgtcgactgtttttttttttgttgaccaaATTTCAAGACGTGTAGTCTAGAGACACCTAAAGAGTACATACATGACATGCTGTTATGCATGTAGAATCAGATAATTTCTTCTGCTGGCTTATGTGTAAAAGATAGAACCGCGCAACACATGATAGCGTTCTCGCACAGCTGAGAACCTCAAGACTTTGCCTGCAACAAGCGAAATGAATTATTTGCGCAGATAGTAAAACACAGTTGGGTCAACTATATGTGCGATGCAACATTATACAAAATTGTAGCAATAACCTTCACCCTCTCTCCTTGACAGCTCATACCAAAGAAATAAGAAACAATGTATACATTAACCTTATGCTGTTTAAATCCATGAATGATTGAGAACCAATCTGCTTTACCACATAGCCGTGTACCTGGCCAACAACAGCCCTGCCAACTTCGTAGCCACGGTGAAGCTTGTGAACGTGGATAGGTTCAGCCGCCAGAAGCAGGCCGCCACGGTCAAGGTTGTCGCGGCGGTCATCAGAAACCCGTTTCTCGTCAAGTACTACTGCTGCTTCTGCGTCAATGTCAGTTCAGGAGCCCACATATGGCTCTTCACTAGATTGATAGCAAACGAATTGTAGAAATCTAATCGTCAAGCTCATTTGCAAAGGAAAAGTGATGGCAAGTACCTCAGCACACGCATGTAATACTTATCACAGGATCAACACATTGGCAAAATAGATTCAAGCCCTTTTGCTAACACGTAAATAAGTGCACCATATAGTCAACTATATCACACGTACTCATTTGAGAAGTAATTAGCAACTAGTTTAGCAGAATCACCACCTAAACTATATTTTTTGTACACGGGGGAAGCGGAAATTAAGACCATGATGTACGCTTATCGATTCGCGGCCTCAGTTGTTCTAGTTTGCCCTTCACTTCCCCTCGTTTTGCGCAATCCTTTTCATCATACGCTGTTTCAGTTTGTGTGGGAGTCGTGCACACTAGTCGATAACTGGTTAGTTTGTACAGATTCCATTCATAGCGCAGACACACACGACATAGATGAGCAGGTCAGGGAGGCAACTCAAGCGTGTAAAATGTCGTAATCTCCGTGTGAGCTCGACTACAGATATTTTTGCATAGGTATACACACACGAAATATCGAAAGCGTGAGAAATATGAAAATATGTTAAGCGCTTCTATATTAACATTGATAGACATTTATACCGCAATGAACTCACCGAAACGTTTTGTCACAGTCGAGCATGACGAGGACAACGTACACGTTCGCGtataaacaaaattttgaaattaTGTATTGTGGCATACAGGGTGCTCTGTTTTTGTCTAAGTCGAGATATATAAATGAACATTGGAGGCATGGCTATATATCTTAAAAGGGAGCTGTCTTCAAACTGTCAAAACGAATAAAATCTAGCTGATACAAAAgaaacagtgaaaagaaaacgACTTATACCAAagtattatattttttttttacaatgggaAAATTTGTTGAGCCAGCTATCCTGTTGTTTTACTGTGTCTTTTGTTTGCTAAGGTTTTTATCCAATTTCACAATGTAGTAACATTCCCAGTCCGACGTCTAGGTATTTATGTAGACGTTTTCTGGTTCAGTTAACTCTATAGATACAGCAGTTGGTTCTGGCGATAACACAGTTTCTTCATTTGCTTTCACTCGCTAGTGGAACCGAAACCGAGTCGTCCAAGAAAAATAGGCTATAACACACGTTCACCTGGCTAACGATCAAGTTTTACATCTTGGCAGGAGGCGTACGTGACCGTCGTGGAGTACATCGCCGGCCTGGACCTGATGCGCGTGGTCACCAAGAAAGAGTACTTGAATACAGAGTCGGTGCGCGTCATCATGGCGCAATTCATTCATGCCCTCGAGCACATGCACTTGCTCGGGTTCCTTCACCGGGATGTGAAGGTGTCCAAATGAGCGGCTGCTCATTCTCGCAGGCCGGCCTCCCGTGATTGCGGTGATCCGCTTATGATGAGGCGCACTACAAGTCGGCGGGCACCGTAAGGTTGTCACGACCGGGTTGTAGAGGCCCTCGATGTTTATTGTTGCGCGGAGGTGCTGCGCTTTAATTGTGGCACATGTGTGCAAAACCAATCAATAAACGAACATGTATGTCGCTAAACCATGTTTAAGCAGAAATTTTTATCGACTTAGACACATTCCTACTGATGTGATGTAGAAGCGCCTTTATATCACCGCGTGCGTATAATTCTAAGACCGTGGGTAACAATGTGGTTCCTCCACAGACACAGACTTAGAACGTCATTGTGGTGGTCTGTTTCTCATCACGCTCACCACGTTATTTTTGCTGTTTtgctttgtgcaagaaattcgcTCCCTACGACGGTACATCAGGGTTTGTTGAACGCACACACACTGTCTTTTCTACTATGCTCATTTTGGCTGGAGGCCGAGTGAAAATCATCGATGTTGACACAGCGAAGGCCTGCTGTGGTCACTGTGAGTATTTTCTTTACCTGTTTTTAGCATTTGTGAAAATATCGGTCTGCTCACGCGGGAAAACCTCttttactgtaaaaaaaaaaacagctgagcgGTCTTTCAGGTTCCTTATGTTTAGATAAATCGCTCACTAAACCGCGTAAACATTACAACCCAGCGTTACGCACAGCAAACTCATCATCAGGTTGCAGCGCAGTAACCCCgtcccagctggtcgaaatttccggagccctccactacggcgtctctcataatcatatggtggttttgggacgttaaaccccacgtatcaatcaatcatctttatTCATATATACACCCTCTAATGTGACTATCTCTTCATTTACCTCATTGGGAATGtgggtgtgtgggtgtgtgcgtcCTTATAATGACGCAACACCCACACGagcgcacacacaaacaaaccACACGCGCACACAAAGACCCACAAACGCACGCGTACTGATGTACACGTACGCACAGAAACACGCGCGCACTGACGTACAAGTACACCCTCACTCACTCCCTCATTCACTCACCCACATAGACACACGCAGTGACAGCTCAACGCATGTGCACACAGAGCCACAATTACAATCACGCGAGCACACAGAACAAACGCCCACACTCAAAGGCGCTCATTAAATTCACTCACACACATGCATACTCACCAACACACAAGCTCACACAATGGGCCCACATACCCGAACACGCATCGAGCAATTTCAAGTTACCAAGACTGTGAAAGCAAGAAAAAGTAAACTTCCTTCGTTCATCGGTTCTAACATAAATAGTTATCATTACATGTTATCCATGACCGTGTTTGATAACATGTGCCCACACATGCGTTTCGTAAGGTCCAACACAGAGGGAATACTGGCGATAAGAATGCACTGCATTAAATTTGACACGAGTTGTTTTTCTGACATGAACGATCTCTCAGTAGCAATCATGAAAAATAATTCAGTTATTCATGTGACATGAACGGATATACAAAATCAAGTAACGTAC
This region includes:
- the LOC142775284 gene encoding putative serine/threonine-protein kinase ndrA; translated protein: MRRSNPVYLANNSPANFVATVKLVNVDRFSRQKQAATVKVVAAVIRNPFLVKYYCCFCVNEAYVTVVEYIAGLDLMRVVTKKEYLNTESVRVIMAQFIHALEHMHLLGFLHRDVKVSK